The genomic stretch CCCCGGCGAAAGTGCAATCGGCCTTGTTGGAGGCGATGCAGGAGCGTCAGGTGACTATCGGGGATATGACTTACAAGTTGGAAGAACCATTCTTGGTGATGGCAACCCAGAATCCGATCGAGCAGGAAGGTACTTATCCTCTTCCTGAGGCTCAGGTTGACCGTTTCATGTTGAAAGTGGTTATTGATTACCCGAAAAAAGACGAAGAAAAATTGATCGTTCGTCAGAATTTGGAGAAAATTTATCCCCAGTCTAACACGATCCTACAGCCGGAAGATATTCTGCGGGCTCGTGAGGTGGTAAAAGAGGTTTACCTGGACGAGAAAATCGAGAAATATATTGTTGACATCGTGTTTGCAACACGTTACCCGCAAGAGCATGGCTTGGAAAAATTCGTTTCCATGATTGCTTACGGGGCATCTCCTCGTGCTAGTATCAGTTTGGCCAAAGCAGCACAAGCGTACGCTTTCATTAAACGTCGTGGGTATGTAATTCCGGAAGATGTTCGTGCTGTTTGTCATGATGTTTTGCGTCATCGTATCGGTTTGAGCTACGAGGCCGAGGCGAACAATCTAACTAGCGAGGATATTATCAGTGAAATCTTGAATACGGTTGAAGTGCCTTAGAAATTGAAAATTGAAAATAACATGGTTTTCAATCTGAGATTTTCAATGTGATTTAGAGTGAATTTAAAATCTAAAATCTATAAATCTAAAATTAATAAGGTGGAGACTTCAGATTTATTAAAACGTGTCAGGCAGATTGAGATAAAGACTCGGGGATTATCGAGTAATATCTTTGCAGGGGAGTATCACACGGCTTTTAAAGGTCGGGGAATGACGTTTAGCGAGGTGCGGGCTTATCAATACGGGGATGACATTCGAAGTATTGACTGGAACGTAACGGCTCGTTATAATCACCCTTACGTGAAAATATTCGAGGAAGAGCGTGAGTTGACCGTGATGTTGTTGATTGACGTGAGTGCCTCGCGTAATTTCGGTACGGTGTCGAAACTGAAAAAGAATCAGATTACCGAGATTGCGGCTGTGTTGGCATTCTCTGCTATTCAAAACAACGATAAGATTGGCGTGATCTTCTTTTCTGACCGGATCGAGAAATTTATTCCGCCGAAAAAAGGACGGACGCATATTTTGCATATCATTCGGGAATTAGTGGATTTTTATCCGGAACACAAGGCAACCAATATTTCTGTGGCGTTGCAATATTTGACAAATGCGATCAAGAAACGGTGTACTTGTTTCCTGATTTCTGATTTCATGGATGATCACGATTTTGAACACCCGTTGATTATTGCCAATAAGAAACATGACGTGGTGGCTTTGCAATTGTACGATCGGAGAGAGAAAATATTGCCTCCTGTCGGGTTGATGTACTTGACGGATGCGGAGACGGGGGAAAGTGTTTGGGTGGATACTTCCGACAAGAAAGTCCGGGACGAGTTCGAAGCGTATGGTATCGAACGAGATAAAGAACTGGATCGGATATTCAAACATGCCGGTGTCGATATGGCATCTATTAGCGCTGATGAAGATTACGTGAGGTCATTGATTACGTTATTCAAGAAAAGAGGGGCTGGATATTAATTGAACATTGAAAATGGAGAATTAAAATGAAAAATAGAATTATTCTATTCGTAATTATCCTACTAGGTTGTGTTAGTGCTTTGAATGCACAAAATCGGGAATATAGTGCCGAGATTGACACGAACTATATTATGATCGGGGATCAGATTCATTTCCGGATGAAAGTAAAGGCTGAACCGGGTGTGAAAGTGGCATTCCCTCAATTGAAAGACACGATAGCACAAGGGATCGAGATTATATCCGGACCAGTTCGTGATTCTATCATGGAAAAAGACGGACGGGTACTCGTGCAGGAAAGTTACGTGATAACTTCTTTTGATTCGGGCGTGTTCGTGATTCCGCCGATGCCTATCGAGATTCAACAGGAAAGTTATAATAATACTCTCAGGACCGATCCGTTACACTTGATCGTGAATACTTTCGTGGTCGATCAGCAGAAAGGGAATTACGATATTGTGATGCCTTTGGCTGCTCCGTGGACATTTGCCGAGATATTACCTTACTTGTTATGGACATTGTTGGGGATCGTGGTGATTCTTCTGGTTGTCTGGATTATCAAAGTTCGGAAATCCCGTAAGAGTCTTTTCCATCACGAAAAACCGGCAATCCCTCCGTATGTGTTGGCCATGAAGGCTTTGGAGGAAATCAAGAAGGAGAAGTTATGGCAGAGTGGAAAGACCAAAGAGTATTACACGCAATTAACTGATACGATCCGGAATTATTTGGATGGAGAATTGGGAATCTCAGCGATGGAACAGACTTCTTTCGAAACCTTGAAGGCTTTGGAGAAATGTGAGCAGGTAGATGCAAAACAACGGGATAAGTTGGCAGATATGTTTGAAACGGCTGATTTCGTGAAGTTTGCTAAAGCAGAGCCGTTGCAGGATGAGAACGTACGGAATCTGGATATTGCTTATGATTTTGTACAAGAAACTAATGATACGATTCGAGCTGAGCATGAAAAAGAACGCCTGGAGCAGGAGTTGAAAGAACAACAGGAGAGGGAGGCGAGAGAGAAGGCAGAAAAGGAAGAGAAGGAAACCGGAGAGGAGAAAGACAGAGAAAATTAATTTATGATTTACGATTTGTGATTTACAGTTTATTGGTAATCAAAATCTAAAATCTGAAATTATTAAATCTAAAATAGAAGATATGTTTGGATATGAATTTGCAAACCCCGAGTACTTTTGGTTATTGTTGGTACTGATACCAATGGTTATCTGGTACATATTCAAGGAGAAACGCTCGCATGCTGATTTGAAGTTTTCTTCAATTCGGGTGTTCAAGCAAATGAAACGGGGTAGCCGGATTTGGTTACGTCATTTGTTGTTTGCAGCTCGGGTTTTGGCCATTCTATTTTTGGTTTTGGCGTTGGCAAGACCGCAATCCAGCTCGAGTTGGCAGACCTATAACAGCGAGGGTATTGATATTATGCTGGCATTGGATATTTCCGGTAGTATGTTGGCACGAGATTTTACTCCTGATCGACTGGAGGCAGCCAAGGAGGTTGCAACTAAGTTTATATTGGAGCGCCCTCAGGATCGTATCGGACTGGTTGTTTTTAGTGGGGAAAGTTTCACGCAAAGTCCTTTGACAACGGATCAAGCCGTGTTGGTCAACGTGATGAAGGATATTCATAGCGGGATGATTGAAGATGGAACAGCTATTGGCCTCGGGTTGGCAAATGCGGTAAATCGTTTGAAGGATAGCAAGGCGAAATCTAAGGTGGTCATCCTTTTGACGGATGGAGTCAACAACCGGGGAGCGATTGCACCGATAACGGCGGCAGAATTGGCAAAAACGTTTGGTATTCGGGTCTACACGATCGGGGTCGGAACTTTAGGTGAGGCTCCTTATCCCGTGCAGACGCCTTTTGGGATGCAATTACAGCGAATGCCGGTTGAGATAGATGAAGATATATTGACCCAGATTGCTGACATGACAGGCGGTAAATATTTCCGGGCAACAGATAACAAAAAACTGGAGCAAATTTATCAGGAAATTGATCAATTGGAGAAGAGCAAGGTAGAAGTCAAACATTTCAGTCGTAAGAACGAGCAGTATTTCTATTTTGCTTTGATCGGGGCTTTGTTATTAATTGTGGAGGCGTTAGGGCGATACACGTTGTTGAGGAAAATTCCATAATTGTAAGTTTTAAATCTTAGATTGTGAATTGATGCAATCCGGAATTTAAAATCTAAAATCATTAAATTTAAAATTAAGACGGTTATGTTTAGATTTGCACATCCTGAATTATTATACTTGCTGATTATCATACCATTGTTGATTGTTTTTTACGTGGTAGCAAGGATTCGGAAGAAAAAAGCGATTGCTGAATTCGGGAGTCCCGAATTACTGTCAACACTGATGCCTTTGCAATCTTATAAGCGGGAGACATTAAAATTTATACTTGTTCTGGTAGCTTTGTTTTTCGTCATTCTTGGGGTTGCAGGTCCTCAGTTCGGGTCAAAATTGCAACAGGTAAAAAAAGAGGGCGTGGAGTTGATTATTGCGTTGGATGTGTCAAATTCCATGATGGCGCAGGATATAAAGCCCAGCCGGTTGGATGCGGCGAAACAGGCCATTTCCCGAATGGTGGAAAAATTAAGTGATGATAAAGTGGGATTGATTGTGTTTGCAGGGGATGCTTACGTGCAATTGCCGATCACGACGGATTATTCTTCGGCTAAATTATTCCTATCTGGAATCAATACCGATATTGTCCCGATACAGGGTACGGCGATAGGAACGGCAATAGATTTGGCTGCGAAGTCGTTTACCCCGGACACGGAGGCATCGAAAGCGATTATCGTGATCACGGATGGTGAAAACCATCAGGACGATGCTATTGCTGCGGCTAAAGCTGCCCGGGAAAAAGGTATCTACGTGCATACGATCGGGATGGGATTGGCACAAGGAGGACCGATCCCGGAGAAGGGAAATCCCGGACAATACATGAGAGACGGGAGTGGTAACCCGATTATATCCAAGTTGGACGAGGAGACATTGAAAGAGATTGCCAAGGCCGGAGAGGGAATATTCGTGCGGGCAAGTAATTCGAACGTGGGATTAAACACCTTGTTGGACGAGATTGATCGTATGGACAAGACATTGTTGGAAGAACGGGTATTCAGTGATTATGCTGAAAAATACCAGTATTTCCTGATCATGGCATTGATATTCGTGTTGTTGGATTTCATGGTACTGGGACGTAAAAACAAGAATTTCTTGAAGATCAATATATTTGGAAGTGAGACGAAAAGTGTTGGAACGAATCGGTAAATTTTAAACGAGACATTATGGTGAAGATGTTGATAACGATGATAGCAGCTGTAGTTATAAGTTTACCATCGGCTGCGCAACAGGAACGAAAGTTTATTCGGGGCGGGAATGATCTGTTTAATAAACAGGATTTTGAGAAGGCTGAAGTGGAGTATCGTAAGGCTTTGGATACGGAAGTGAAATCATACGAGGGTGCGTTTAATTTGGGGGATGCGCTCTATAAACAGAAAAAGTTTGACGAGGCATTACAACAATTCCAATCGTTGGCACAGAATGAGAAAGACAAGGAAAAGTTAGGAGAGTTGTATCACAACATCGGAAATACTCTTTTGGCCATGAACAAGTTGGATGAGAGTATCGAGGCTTATAAACAGTCGTTGAGAAATCGTCCGAATTCCCAAGAGACAAAGTATAACCTGGAGTTTGCCCGCAAGCAGAAACAGGATCAACAAAATCAAGATCAAAATAAGGACCAGCAGGATCAAAATAAAGATCAACAGAATCAAGATCAGAACAAAGACCAAAATAAGGACGAGAATAAAGATCAGAACCAGGATCAAAATAAAGACCAGCAAGATCAGAATAAGGATCAACAAAATAAAGATAAACAGGATCAAGATAAGCAAAACCAAGATCAGAAGGATCAACAGAATAAAGATCAGCAGAATAAGGATCAGCAACAGCAGAATCAACAGGCTCAGCCTAAAATCTCGAAAGAAGATGCCAAACGCTTGTTAGAGGCCTTGGAAGCGGACGAAAAGAAAACACAGGAAAAGGTACAGAAAGATAAAGTTCAAGCTCAAAAGGCAAAGAAGATGAAGATTGAGAAAAACTGGTAACTTTGTATGTTTTTCAGAGGGATAATAAAGAATTAAAAGATAAACAAATGAAGTCATTCATT from Butyricimonas virosa encodes the following:
- a CDS encoding tetratricopeptide repeat protein, which produces MVKMLITMIAAVVISLPSAAQQERKFIRGGNDLFNKQDFEKAEVEYRKALDTEVKSYEGAFNLGDALYKQKKFDEALQQFQSLAQNEKDKEKLGELYHNIGNTLLAMNKLDESIEAYKQSLRNRPNSQETKYNLEFARKQKQDQQNQDQNKDQQDQNKDQQNQDQNKDQNKDENKDQNQDQNKDQQDQNKDQQNKDKQDQDKQNQDQKDQQNKDQQNKDQQQQNQQAQPKISKEDAKRLLEALEADEKKTQEKVQKDKVQAQKAKKMKIEKNW
- a CDS encoding vWA domain-containing protein; this translates as MFGYEFANPEYFWLLLVLIPMVIWYIFKEKRSHADLKFSSIRVFKQMKRGSRIWLRHLLFAARVLAILFLVLALARPQSSSSWQTYNSEGIDIMLALDISGSMLARDFTPDRLEAAKEVATKFILERPQDRIGLVVFSGESFTQSPLTTDQAVLVNVMKDIHSGMIEDGTAIGLGLANAVNRLKDSKAKSKVVILLTDGVNNRGAIAPITAAELAKTFGIRVYTIGVGTLGEAPYPVQTPFGMQLQRMPVEIDEDILTQIADMTGGKYFRATDNKKLEQIYQEIDQLEKSKVEVKHFSRKNEQYFYFALIGALLLIVEALGRYTLLRKIP
- a CDS encoding VWA domain-containing protein, translated to MFRFAHPELLYLLIIIPLLIVFYVVARIRKKKAIAEFGSPELLSTLMPLQSYKRETLKFILVLVALFFVILGVAGPQFGSKLQQVKKEGVELIIALDVSNSMMAQDIKPSRLDAAKQAISRMVEKLSDDKVGLIVFAGDAYVQLPITTDYSSAKLFLSGINTDIVPIQGTAIGTAIDLAAKSFTPDTEASKAIIVITDGENHQDDAIAAAKAAREKGIYVHTIGMGLAQGGPIPEKGNPGQYMRDGSGNPIISKLDEETLKEIAKAGEGIFVRASNSNVGLNTLLDEIDRMDKTLLEERVFSDYAEKYQYFLIMALIFVLLDFMVLGRKNKNFLKINIFGSETKSVGTNR
- a CDS encoding AAA family ATPase; protein product: MNTVDIKALNERIQQESSFVDMISMEMNKVIVGQKHLVEGLMIGMLSNGHILLEGVPGLAKTLAINTLAHIINAKFSRIQFTPDLLPADVVGTMIYSQKREEFVVKKGPIFANFILADEINRAPAKVQSALLEAMQERQVTIGDMTYKLEEPFLVMATQNPIEQEGTYPLPEAQVDRFMLKVVIDYPKKDEEKLIVRQNLEKIYPQSNTILQPEDILRAREVVKEVYLDEKIEKYIVDIVFATRYPQEHGLEKFVSMIAYGASPRASISLAKAAQAYAFIKRRGYVIPEDVRAVCHDVLRHRIGLSYEAEANNLTSEDIISEILNTVEVP
- a CDS encoding DUF58 domain-containing protein, with the translated sequence METSDLLKRVRQIEIKTRGLSSNIFAGEYHTAFKGRGMTFSEVRAYQYGDDIRSIDWNVTARYNHPYVKIFEEERELTVMLLIDVSASRNFGTVSKLKKNQITEIAAVLAFSAIQNNDKIGVIFFSDRIEKFIPPKKGRTHILHIIRELVDFYPEHKATNISVALQYLTNAIKKRCTCFLISDFMDDHDFEHPLIIANKKHDVVALQLYDRREKILPPVGLMYLTDAETGESVWVDTSDKKVRDEFEAYGIERDKELDRIFKHAGVDMASISADEDYVRSLITLFKKRGAGY